The following proteins are encoded in a genomic region of Methylobacterium tardum:
- a CDS encoding GNAT family N-acetyltransferase → MTRPLPFWPFDWWFAWWDALTPEPYVAPLTDAAQAPALARLHATAFARPWDAHEFERMLCERSTQAHGLWRTGTLQGFVLSRRAADEAEILTVVLSPALRGGGHSRKLLREHLSSLALAGVARVHLEVDEGNAPALRLYARNGFRQVGARTGYYLKADGSRATALTMSADL, encoded by the coding sequence ATGACGCGTCCGCTTCCGTTCTGGCCCTTCGATTGGTGGTTCGCGTGGTGGGACGCGCTGACCCCGGAGCCCTACGTGGCGCCGCTGACGGACGCCGCGCAGGCCCCTGCCCTCGCCCGCCTGCACGCCACAGCCTTCGCCCGGCCCTGGGATGCGCATGAGTTCGAGCGGATGCTCTGCGAGCGCTCGACCCAGGCACACGGCCTCTGGCGGACGGGGACCCTGCAGGGATTCGTGCTCTCGCGTCGGGCGGCCGACGAGGCGGAGATCCTGACGGTCGTGCTGTCTCCGGCGCTCCGCGGCGGCGGACACAGCCGCAAGCTCCTCCGCGAGCACTTGTCGAGCCTCGCGCTCGCCGGCGTCGCGCGGGTCCATCTGGAGGTGGACGAAGGCAACGCCCCGGCGTTGCGGCTCTACGCCCGCAACGGCTTCCGGCAGGTCGGTGCGCGCACCGGCTATTATCTCAAGGCCGACGGCAGCCGGGCGACCGCGCTGACGATGAGCGCCGACCTGTGA
- the tsaB gene encoding tRNA (adenosine(37)-N6)-threonylcarbamoyltransferase complex dimerization subunit type 1 TsaB — protein MRILAIDTALDHCAACVTADDAEAPLSAETLPMARGHAESLLPLIERVIARVEGGFAAIDRVAVTVGPGSYTGLRVGLSAARAIGLSTGKPVVGVGTLSALLAPLLAETFEGTIAAAIDARHGAVYVQALGHGEGLAPAHLAVEEAAERLGRGPVVLTGSGAPILATALAERGVTTRVAGVGGPDIAAVASLGLVADPAQALARPLYLRGPDARPQDHARIARR, from the coding sequence GTGCGTATTCTTGCCATCGACACGGCGCTGGACCATTGCGCCGCCTGCGTAACGGCAGACGATGCCGAGGCGCCGCTCTCCGCCGAGACGCTCCCGATGGCGCGGGGCCACGCCGAATCCCTGCTGCCGCTGATCGAGCGGGTCATCGCCCGTGTGGAGGGTGGTTTCGCGGCGATCGACCGCGTCGCCGTCACGGTCGGACCGGGCAGCTACACCGGACTGCGTGTCGGCCTCTCGGCCGCCCGAGCCATCGGGCTCTCGACCGGAAAGCCTGTCGTCGGCGTCGGCACGCTCTCGGCGCTGCTCGCGCCGCTTCTGGCCGAGACCTTCGAGGGGACGATCGCGGCCGCCATCGATGCCCGGCACGGGGCCGTCTACGTCCAGGCGCTGGGCCACGGCGAGGGCTTGGCGCCCGCTCATCTGGCGGTCGAAGAGGCCGCCGAGCGGCTCGGACGCGGACCGGTGGTCCTGACCGGGTCTGGAGCGCCGATCCTCGCGACCGCGTTGGCCGAGCGCGGCGTGACCACCCGTGTCGCCGGTGTCGGCGGCCCGGATATCGCCGCCGTCGCATCGCTCGGCCTCGTGGCCGATCCGGCTCAGGCGCTGGCGCGTCCCCTCTACCTGCGCGGCCCCGATGCGCGGCCCCAGGACCACGCGCGGATCGCCCGGCGATGA
- a CDS encoding lysophospholipid acyltransferase family protein, translating to MGPPHWLALRLLGRRATLAPILFHRVFLRLFSVRVTQSGTPPAPGEAALVLANHVSWLDIVAIGSLRPLSFVAKSEIAGWPVISALAALQRTIYIDRQRRGATAAVSTAMGHRLAEGELVVLFAEGTTGDGTRLLPFRSSLVGAARAALQAEAGRGRVRLQPLAITYPRRNGLPVTRAERVEIAWYGDMELAPHVAAFVQGGPIDVHVVWGAPIAFEASTDRKAATAAAEAEVRAALRGVGAATGDNAPAPGTSRRLPTSACAAPRSRRSDRGR from the coding sequence CTGGGACCGCCGCACTGGCTGGCCCTGCGGCTCCTGGGCCGCCGCGCGACCCTGGCGCCGATCCTGTTCCACCGCGTGTTCCTGCGCCTGTTCTCGGTCCGGGTGACGCAGAGCGGGACGCCACCCGCCCCCGGCGAGGCGGCTCTGGTGCTCGCCAACCACGTGTCCTGGCTCGACATCGTCGCGATCGGCTCGCTGCGCCCGCTCTCCTTCGTGGCGAAGTCGGAGATCGCCGGCTGGCCGGTGATCAGCGCGCTCGCGGCGCTGCAGCGCACGATCTACATCGACCGGCAGCGGCGCGGCGCGACGGCCGCGGTCAGCACGGCGATGGGACATCGCCTGGCCGAAGGTGAGCTGGTGGTGCTGTTCGCCGAGGGTACGACCGGTGACGGCACCCGGCTCCTGCCGTTCCGCTCCTCCCTGGTCGGCGCGGCCCGGGCGGCCCTGCAGGCCGAGGCCGGGCGCGGTCGGGTCCGCCTTCAGCCCTTGGCGATCACCTATCCCCGGCGCAACGGCCTTCCGGTGACGCGCGCCGAGCGCGTCGAGATCGCCTGGTACGGCGACATGGAACTGGCGCCGCACGTCGCCGCCTTCGTGCAGGGCGGCCCCATCGACGTGCATGTGGTCTGGGGGGCGCCGATCGCCTTCGAGGCCAGCACCGATCGGAAGGCGGCCACGGCCGCCGCCGAGGCCGAGGTCCGGGCCGCTCTGCGGGGCGTCGGTGCGGCGACCGGAGACAATGCGCCCGCGCCGGGCACCAGCCGGCGCCTCCCGACCTCGGCCTGCGCGGCGCCGAGATCGCGCCGGTCTGACCGGGGCCGGTAG
- a CDS encoding pentapeptide MXKDX repeat protein, with translation MRSWIRLSSATLLAAAIAATPALAAEGPGKDAMSRNAMSKDSMAKDSMHKGSAGKPDAMGKSDAMDKNTMSRSDGSKK, from the coding sequence ATGCGCAGCTGGATCCGTCTCTCCTCCGCCACCCTGCTCGCGGCCGCGATAGCCGCAACGCCGGCCCTTGCCGCGGAGGGCCCGGGCAAGGACGCCATGAGCAGGAACGCCATGAGCAAGGACAGCATGGCCAAGGACTCGATGCACAAGGGCAGCGCGGGCAAGCCGGACGCGATGGGAAAGTCCGACGCCATGGACAAGAATACGATGAGCCGGAGTGACGGTTCGAAGAAGTAG